The following is a genomic window from Phaseolus vulgaris cultivar G19833 chromosome 6, P. vulgaris v2.0, whole genome shotgun sequence.
ttttaattttatttgttttttattttacttttagagttattgtattttggaaaatattttctaattatgtttatgagatattataaattttatttttttattttttttcctcaaaatttattttctattttattcaataaataacTTGAACTTTGCCTATTTGGTTCATTCATTTCTTCGCATCATTTcctcaaaaatcacaaaattaacaaaaataataattaaaactcaaataaactcaattatataaatattaattaaaataatagatttatttattattatagtttaaTAATTCACTATTAAAATTATTGAGTCTTGAACACGTTCAGGTCAATGGCTGAACTAAAGAACTAGtttatttcaaaaacaaaaaaaaagaggtATGAAATACATATCcatttttaattactattttgaAGGGAAAGAATGAAATGTTGAATGTATTGGTTTTGGAAGTGTTTGTTGCTAAATTTCTTGCCCAATTCTTTAGCATTTTCTCTGTAAGCACTTCCCTCCTCCTCCACCATTGCCAATCTCACTGCCTTGCTCACGGAGCTCCTTCTGAACGATCCATCTTCCGGGTTCCTCGGAATCTCGATTCCCactttcttctcttccatcaCCCTTGAATACAATGCTTGGTCTAGTAAGAACGGCAACATCACAAGGACGTGTCCAAAGTAGAGATTTTCGATCATTGAACCAGAACCACAGTGAGTCAAGCAACCTCCAATGGAGTCATGAGCCAAAATCTTAGCCTGGGGTGCCCATGTTTTCCACACAACCCCACAATCTTTGATCCGATCCTCAAACCCATCTGGCAGCAACTCAACTGACCCCTTCCTCAGAACCCAGAAGAAAGGCAAACCAGAAAGCTCAATGCCAAGAGCCAGTTCATTGAGATTTTCTTGGCTCAGTTTCACCTCACTCCCAAATGCAATGTACACCACTGATGATGCTTTCTGTGTGTCTAACCACGCCTTGATTTGAACCCAATCAGGGTTATTGTCTTCCTCTTCAGAATCCATCACTTGCACTGGTGGAAGCAGCCCCACAGGAACCACAGGCTTGTGGTAAAACTCACCAAGATAATCCAACCACTCTGGCTCAAGATCTCTGCAGCTTCTGATCACAAACATGTCACAGCCAGAATTTGCTTCATTCAAATCAAAAACAGGTGAGGCGCCAGTCTCGTTAACTTTGACATCTTCTAACAACTTCCTCACCTCATATGGTCTCAGGCCAATATTTGTAGGGAAAGGAACCCACTTGGGAGGGCCATAGTAATCTTCAGGGTTTGTTCTGGAGGCAGCAGCATCACCAAGTTGTTGTTTTGGTGTGTCAAAGAAGCATATGCTCCAGGCAGGGCAGGGACTGAAATAGGCACAGGGAATGTGGAGGCTTTTGGCCAGTTGTGGGATCCAACTGGCTGCAAAATCATAGAAAACCCAATCAGGGTTTGAAGTTTTGAGGATTTGAGTCATAGGTTGTTGGAGAGCATCATAGGCTAATTTGAGGTAATAGAGTTTGTTGGAAGGAATGTCCATTGTGGAGTCAGCATCTTGTGGGAGATTGTTTTGGTCGATGTGGGGCGATAAGGGCAATTTGGTTAGCTTGAGAAATGGTGATAAGGTTTGAGGGAGTTTAGGTAAGCGATCTATTATCTTGGGGGTGGAAACGAGAGTGGCATAGTGACCCTTTTGTGCAAGGATCTTGGAAACCTCGAAGCAGGGGAATACGTGGCCCATGGCTAGCCATGGGAACATCACAACATGAAGAGGCTTATCAGTTTTAGCATTGGATGAATCTGAAACTGAGTGATCCATCTGCAACCCTTTTTCTGTACAAGGAAGAGATGGTATCTGCGTTCTGTTTTATATAAGCAAAAACGAATCTAATAGGAACCACCACACAGAAATGAATATAAACAGTGGTGACATGAGAAACACGCAGCTTTTATTTTATTCCCcttaatgttataataaaatGTAGAGATTCATTCTTCCCACAAAAAATGCATAGTCTTATAATATCGCGCATCTTATTTTCAGATCCAAATGACTTGTTCTTTATGAGTTATAGAACATGCACACACAATAAAAAACTAACAAATGAAGACGAAAtgttatttttcaggctatcaAAACTGCAAAGTCCCTTTTGAAAACTGGTGAATGTGGGATTTTTTTTTCGTGGTTGGATAATGGTTTCATATAAACTCTATTAAAGTCATACAAGCTTTTCTGTGAAGATAAAGTGGATGGGTGAGTTAAAACAGACGTTGAATGATGTAATCGATATCTTGAGGTAAACTTGGAGGGATTGATAACAACTCAAGGACTTTAAAgaaggcttcttcttcctgcacccctacaatTTTGTAAATCTCAAAACTGACATTCACCTTGTTTCGAAAGCAACTTGTTGATTTCTGGATTGCTGAATCTGGAAGTCTAATTTTTGTTACGGATTGATGGATCCGGAAGATTACCGGATTAATCAATCCAgaatatttatagattttataatctgtaatgtaaaaaaataaatgctaATTTCCCATTCTGTAAAATTACCAAATTGCATTGTCcggaagaagaaagagtagtGTGGATATTATGTGTATTTtggggtttttaaaaaataataggaatATTATTGTCTTTGCATTACATTGTGGGTGCAGCCTTTAAAGAAACctatcttttctttttcattttgccAAATTTGGGCCTAATGTTTCTTATACTTCTTGGGAAGTTGTTTTAGAAAATTTCTTAAACTGAGAATGAATCGGTACGACTCAGAGAACTCCTCTTACCATTTTAGGAATCAGAAAAAGAAGTCATTAAAAGCTTACATAGATGGAATAAGTGAACGaagcaaaagaaaaaggatCATGATACTCAGAATCCACATTTTTCATCCAACCACGTtacaatattaaatattatgaattagTTAAATCAaaactataaattaatttatgagtAGTTCTAAAATTAAcacttaaaaacatttttttataataaaaaaaatgctattttcataaatataaatacactaTAGTCAAATGTTTAGCCagcttgattttattttattttatcaaaaaattattataagcatttcaaaataaaaaactctATAACAAAATCGTTAagcatttcaaaataaaaaactctataacaaaatttagagataaaaaataatttttcactatattaactacattatatactaatttagagattaaaaaattataaaatttctattattaataaaaatttataaaatagtttttaaatttgtatttaaattaattttaatgattaatattttagattttaaattagtaagTAACTAATGATTAActacttatttaaaaaattattttataaatttttattaataataaaaaatactttattatatatcaatagtttaatttataaaatgatttttaatttaattaaataataattaattatttgaatatttaaaatttgtttttatttaataattttatggaaaaaaaatcatataccacaatcaaaacaatattgCACTTAGCTGTATTACACAAGTAAAAATGACTAAATCCATAagatcataattatttttacattgTCATAATAATAGGCATGTGTTTTTCTCGGGTCcagaaaaacataattaaacataaaattgaGCAAAACAAGgaataacttttaaaaataactttttaataataatattttttaaaaaacaaaccAAGATCCGTGAAGGATGGGAATGAGTTTATACTTAACAACTTAATTTCATTATGGATCACACCATCCTTCTTTTATACTTCTATTTaggatattattattttatttcaaaattaagtttaaattaattttgaaacctACCTATGTAGCGGAGTAGCGGACACGACACGCGGAGTAGCGGACACGTGTCCCTGtaggtgtatatatatatgtatgtagaTAGATATGTTTGAAGTTGAGAAGAGAAAGAGTGATAGTGATGGATTGTGTCCCTGTAGTTTCCTCAAATGGCAAGAATAAGGTTGAGAAGCCTCTGCACATTGCAATGCTCCCATGGCTTGCAGCAGGTCACGTAAATCCTTATTCGGAGCTGGCAAAGATTCTGGCGCAAAAGGGTCACTTTGTCACCTTCATAAGCACTCCCAAAAACATCGATCGCATGCCCAAAATCCCCCAACCCTTACAACCATTCATCAAACTGGTGAGATTACCCTTACCACAAACTGAGCATCTCCCAGAAGGTGCAGAAAGCACAATGGACATTCCCAAATCAAAGATCTGTCACCTCAAGTTAGCCTACGAAGGTCTCCAAGATCCTGTGTTGGAGTTGCTCAAAACTTCAAGACCCGATTGGGTTTTCTATGATTTTGCAACTGAGTGGTTACCAGAAATAGCCAAGAGCCTCAGCATTCCCTGTGCGCATTACAACTTAACCGCAGCCTGGAACAAAGTCTTCTACGATCCACCCAAAGAAGCACGCACCTCAAGTTTCAATATTCAAGACATGTGTAACCCAAAGTGGCTTCCTTTTCAAACAACCCTTCATCTCAGGCCTTACGAGATCATAAGGGCAATGCGCTCTCGCAGAGATGACGACACCGGTCGCTGCGCCAGTTTCGATCTTGCAAAGGTTTATTCCAGCTGTGACATGTTTCTTCTGAGGACAAGCAGAGAACTCGAAGGAGAATGGTTGGATTATCTCTCTCAGAGGTACGACATGCCCGTGATTCCGGTGGGTTTGGTTCCACCGTCGATACAGATAAAGGATGTTGGAGAGGAAGACGAAAACCCCGACTGGCTCAGAATCAAGGAGTGGTTGGACTCGCAAGAGTGCTCCTCAGTGGTGTACATTGCTTTCGGGAGCGAGTTGAAGCTGAGTCAGGAGGACGTTACCGAGTTGGCTCATGGCATTGAGATTTCGAAGCTCCCTTTCTTTTGGGCTTTTAGGAACATGAAAGAGGATTCATTGGAGTTGCCAGAGGGGTTTGAGGAGAGAACAGAAGATCGTGGGTTTGTTTGGAAGAGTTGGGCACCCCAGAGTAAGATCTTGGGGCATGCAGCCATTGGGGGGTGCGTCACTCACTGTGGCACCAACTCTCTTGTTGAAATGCTTAACTTTGGTCATGTTCTTGTGACTCTTCCGTATTTGCTAGACCAAGCTCTGTTTTCAAGGGTGTTGGAAGAAAAGAAGGTGGCAATCGAGGTGGCGAGGAGCGAGGAAGATGGGTCCTTCACGAGGGAATCTGTGGCTAAGACATTGAGGTTGGCAGTTGTGGAGGAAGAAGGGAGTAGTTACAGGAAGAACGCCAAAGAAATGGGAAAGGTTTTCAGTTGCAGAGATCTTCAGAATCAGTACATCGATGACTGCATTCTTGCTCTTCAGAACTACAATGCTCCTTCCAACACTTAATCCACTCACTTTCTTCTCTGCTTTTCTCTTAATGCTTTTATTTCAATTCTCAGCAAACCAGAAGAAGGAGAAATCATCACATGCTTGTATTTTAGAACTTTCTCTTGTGTTTGCATGCTGTATTCAATGTTTTcaagtttaaataaaaactgaaatttaGTAGACAATGTAGTTTATAAGATAGAAGGTTGATCGGTTGCGTTAATGAAATCCTTTTTTACATTGTGAAGGTCATGCAAGACACCGTAAAATCAATAGAACCTGCATATATATAAATCCTGATAGAAAATGTTAAATTTCATCGACTTGAGAGAGGTCTGTGGTGGTTCATTCAGTCAAAATCTGAGAAACTTTAATTTATTGAGTATTTTTTGGTTAGGGTTTTTCTTAAGCGGTGAAGGACAGCTGTTAGCAGCataactcaactccataaaactggTTATTAATAAAACTGGTTATTaaagtttgcactcacttattgtatgctcaactccataaaactggTTATTAATAAAACTGGTTATTaaagtttgcactcacttatatacaataaaatgtcctaatctctagttaATGTGAGATCTCAAAccaatataattaaattttgaaatatatatatatatatatatatataaaagttaattttaatttataaaaactatttcattttatttaccCATACTCACTCTTAATATATGCAACAAAATTaactatttcattttatttagcCAAACTCACTCATAATTATGGTGACATCTGTTAGGGGTGAAACAAAATTAACACATTCACGAGCACCTCGCGCTACTATTATATTCCcttaactaatattttaactatttacTTCTGAAATCAACTTTGTCATATGTGCACTGAcacaaaggaaagaaaaattatcatatatatatattactcttttaataataaaatattatatttaactaataaaaaaacaattttgaaataaaataataatatcataaataGAAGTAGAACGTTGGTGAGATCCTAATGAAATTAAGTTGTgagtaattattataaaaataataattatataattaaataaataattagttatagtaactaaattaagcACATTTTAGAATAATTAGCCCCTTAAATTTTTGTATTGTATTAGATGACAAAGTTTTCAAACTTGAAAACCTTTCATGTAAACATATATAGCTTAACTTGTCATATGAACTGTAATTTGACATTTGGCCATGCATTCTTTTGACAAAACTATTTCAAATTATTCACTTATACCCTTGTCAATCAAATCAAACTCTTCAATTCATTTTCTCAACTCAATGATGTATCTTTTGATGTTTTGACGCATGAAATGTTTCTTTTGTTCATTGCACTAGTTAATCTCATTCAGATAAATCATTCTCAAATATTATCACTTCAACTTATTATGAGACTTTCAAATGTATTCTTTAACTCTTCTCTTTAAGTTTCCTAATTTATCATCTCTATGATAACTGATAATTGTTGATTTCAAATTGATTATCTTTGATTAGATTCAGCAGTACTTTTCTTAGTTTCGCAAAATTTTAGCAACCAAATAGATTTACTTTTCTTGGATATTCTATTAGTTCCACTTTGTTAAATCATCATTGTTCCATGAACTAAAAATAAACTTCCTCTCTCACGGATTCTCGACTTCTCGATCTTCtattttagatttagattttttaCTACACtattcacttatttatatttgaatttagagATCTTCTATTTTAGATTTGAATTTTCGACTACATTGTTCActgatttaaatttaaatttggacACTAGTTATGGGTTGGATCAATGGAAACTATTGATCTTTGATCTCGATATCAGTTCTCGGATAGATGGATGTACTTGCGAAGGACTATGATGATAAAGTCAAAATTAATTAGAGTTAATTTTCAAGTAAAATTCACTCTACTTACCTTTGATCACCTATTTATGATAACTTAAGACCTAATTGaactttttctcttttaacctaatatttattaaacataCTACCCGTGTTTTGACCTATGTAGACtttgttataatattttactatttaattatttatttattttttattcaattatttagtATAGTGGTAAGTATTTCGGTCTGTCACCCGGATGATCCCCGGCAAAACTCATCTCTTTCACCCTCAATACATAAAGATTGAACCTCTAACCTCGtatttatcctaattttctAAGACCattctcctttactccaaaaattttaatatgaaatattactgaaattagacattTATCTACTTTGTCACAACCTCTCGACCTTTTAACATTTTCGACCATTAGAGAATCATCCTTCATCTTTTGACTTTGTCGAACGACGGCGAAGTACTCCATGACCAATTTGTCAATGTAACAGGCTAGTTGCTAACAGCGACAATGAGTAATTGCTTTATAATTCATTTGCTTCTATCCTCTGATGTCGACCAAGGCCAACAAAAAGAAATGGATAATGGATAAAATCGTCAGAAAGCAAAATTTGCCTAACTTAGACCCACCACTGAGTTATCGTAATATCAGCCTCCTATAAGATAAAAAGAGACAAGAGATGAAGAGATGACATATTGGGATTATTTAGATGCTTAAATTATCTCAAAAGTCACCAAATAATTACTTCAGGATATAGCAGGTACGTGGAAATGTACCAACACTGTACAACACAGTGAGTGCTCCAACAATGAGTGATTAAAAATAAGCATCTCATGTTTTTACTTGATGCACTCTTGTGCGTGTGTGACCAAGGAGGAGCATCTTAGAATTTCTCAATGAATCTAACTAGTTGCAACTAATCTGTAGTTTTCTTTGCCAAGGGCAGCACGCAGGAAAGGCAGAAGAATGGTATGTGCTTTCTATTCCCTTGTTCTTGTTTCATAGTACAAGTCTTTTTCTCACAATAACCCCACCACAGAAAATGCAGT
Proteins encoded in this region:
- the LOC137832816 gene encoding soyasaponin III rhamnosyltransferase-like; the encoded protein is MDCVPVVSSNGKNKVEKPLHIAMLPWLAAGHVNPYSELAKILAQKGHFVTFISTPKNIDRMPKIPQPLQPFIKLVRLPLPQTEHLPEGAESTMDIPKSKICHLKLAYEGLQDPVLELLKTSRPDWVFYDFATEWLPEIAKSLSIPCAHYNLTAAWNKVFYDPPKEARTSSFNIQDMCNPKWLPFQTTLHLRPYEIIRAMRSRRDDDTGRCASFDLAKVYSSCDMFLLRTSRELEGEWLDYLSQRYDMPVIPVGLVPPSIQIKDVGEEDENPDWLRIKEWLDSQECSSVVYIAFGSELKLSQEDVTELAHGIEISKLPFFWAFRNMKEDSLELPEGFEERTEDRGFVWKSWAPQSKILGHAAIGGCVTHCGTNSLVEMLNFGHVLVTLPYLLDQALFSRVLEEKKVAIEVARSEEDGSFTRESVAKTLRLAVVEEEGSSYRKNAKEMGKVFSCRDLQNQYIDDCILALQNYNAPSNT
- the LOC137832815 gene encoding soyasaponin III rhamnosyltransferase-like, whose translation is MDHSVSDSSNAKTDKPLHVVMFPWLAMGHVFPCFEVSKILAQKGHYATLVSTPKIIDRLPKLPQTLSPFLKLTKLPLSPHIDQNNLPQDADSTMDIPSNKLYYLKLAYDALQQPMTQILKTSNPDWVFYDFAASWIPQLAKSLHIPCAYFSPCPAWSICFFDTPKQQLGDAAASRTNPEDYYGPPKWVPFPTNIGLRPYEVRKLLEDVKVNETGASPVFDLNEANSGCDMFVIRSCRDLEPEWLDYLGEFYHKPVVPVGLLPPVQVMDSEEEDNNPDWVQIKAWLDTQKASSVVYIAFGSEVKLSQENLNELALGIELSGLPFFWVLRKGSVELLPDGFEDRIKDCGVVWKTWAPQAKILAHDSIGGCLTHCGSGSMIENLYFGHVLVMLPFLLDQALYSRVMEEKKVGIEIPRNPEDGSFRRSSVSKAVRLAMVEEEGSAYRENAKELGKKFSNKHFQNQYIQHFILSLQNSN